In a genomic window of Muntiacus reevesi chromosome 1, mMunRee1.1, whole genome shotgun sequence:
- the TCF20 gene encoding transcription factor 20 isoform X3, translated as MKEPVSPGREREGAGKEGCWPAAALLSSMQSFREQSSYHGNQQSYPQEVHGSSRIEEFSPRQAQMFQNFGGAGGGSGGSGGSSSGGRRATAAAAAAMASETSGHQGYQGFRKEAGDFYYMAGNKDPVAAGTPQPPPRRPSGPVQSYGPPQGSSFGNQYGSEGHVGQFQAQHSALGSVSHYSQDYAGPFSPGSAQYQQQPSSQQQQQQQQQVQQLRQQLYQSHQPLPQAASQPASGASHLQPMQRPSTLPASAAGYQLRVGQFGQHYQSSATAAASSFPSPQRFSQSGQSYDGSYSVNAGSQYEGHNVGSSAQAYGTQSNYSYQPQSMKNFEQAKIPPGTQQGQQQQQQQQQHPPQHVMQYSNAAPKLPLQSQVGQYSQPEVPVRSPMQFHQNFSPISNPSPAASVVQSPSCSSTPSPLTQSGENLQCGQGNVPMGSRNRILQLMPQLSPTPSMMPSPNSHAAGFKGFGLEGVPEKRLTDPGLSSLSALSTQVANLPNTVQHMLLSDALTPQKKTSKRPSSSAKKTDSCPNSEGSSQAEEQLKSPLAESLDGGCSSSSEDQGERVRQLSGQSTSSDTTYKGGASEKAGSSPAQGAQNEAPRLSASPAAREETASPGAKDTPLSSEGNPKVNEKTVGVIVSREAMTGRVEKPGGQDKGSQEEDPAATQRPPSTGAAKETSHAPLPQPEPPGGGSKGGKSGDSNSNHNGEGNGQSGHSAGGSGFTGRTEPSKSPGSLRYSYKDSLGSAVPRNISGFAQYPTGQDKGDFTSHGERKGRNEKFPSLLQEVLQGYHHHPDRRYSRGSQEHQAMAGSLEGATRPNVLVSQTNELASRGLLNKSIGSLLENPHWGPWERKSSGTAPEMKQINLADYPIPRKFEIEPPSSAHEPGGSLSERRSVICDISPLRQIVRDPGAHSLGHMGTDTRLGRNERLNPSLSQSVILPGGLVSMETKLKSQSGQIKEEDFEQSKSQASFNNKKSGEHCHPAGIKHESYRGNASPGAAAHDSISDYGPQDSRPTSMRRVPGRVGGREGMRGRSPSQYHDFSEKLKMSPGRSRGPGGDPHHMSPHMTFSERANRSSLHAPFSPNSESLASAYHTNTRAHAYGDPSAGLNSQLHYKRQMYQQQQEEYKDWGGSSAQGVIAAAQHRQEGPRKSPRQQQFLDRVRSPLKNDKDGMMYGPPMGTYHDPSGQDGGRCLMSSDGLSNKGIELKHGSQKLQQESCWDLSRQTSPAKSSGPPGMSNQKRYGPPHETDGHGLLESTQSSKPSNVMLRLPGQEDHSSQNPLIMRRRVRSFISPIPSKRQSQDVKNSNTEDKGRLLHPSKEGTDKAYNSYAHLSHSQEIKSIPKRESSKDLPSPDSRNCPAVTLTGPAKTKILPPRKGRGLKLEAIVQKITSPNIRRSASSNSAETGGDTVTLDDILSLKSGPPEGGSGAVPDTELEKRKGEVIAELTCPANQELSGEKPLARSSEEWRGGGDDKVKTETHPDTVAAGKEPPGAMASATSQKPGGNQGRPDGSLGGTAPLIFPDSKNVPPVGTLAPEANPKAEEKESDAVTISPKQEGFPPKGYFPSGKKKGRPIGSVNKQKKQQQPPPPPPQPPQIPEGSADGEPKPKKQRQRRERRKPGAQPRKRKTKQAVPIVEPQEPEIKLKYATQPLDKTDAKNKSFFPYIHVVNKCELGAVCTIINAEEEEQTKLVRGRKGQRSLTPPPSSTESKVLPASSFVLQGPVVTESSVMGHLVCCLCGKWASYRNMGDLFGPFYPQDYAATLPKNPPPKRAAETQSKVKVRHKSASNGSKTDTEEEEEQQQKEQRSLAAHPRFKRRHRSEDCAGGPRSLSRGLPCKKATPEGSSEKTVSDSKPSVPTTSEGGPELELQIPELPLDSNEFWVHEGCILWANGIYLVCGRLYGLQEALEIAREMKCSHCQEAGATLGCYNKGCSFRYHYPCAIDADCLLHEENFSVRCPKHKVRLWR; from the coding sequence GAGGGCTGCTGGCCTGCTGCTGCGCTGCTGAGCAGTATGCAGTCCTTCCGGGAGCAAAGCAGTTACCACGGGAACCAGCAGAGCTACCCCCAGGAGGTGCACGGCTCATCCCGGATAGAGGAGTTCAGCCCTCGCCAGGCCCAGATGTTCCAGAATTTTGGGGGTGCTGGTGGAGGCAGTGGTggcagcggcggcagcagcagcggtGGGCGACGAGCAACagcagcggcggcggctgcgATGGCCAGCGAGACCTCCGGCCATCAGGGCTACCAGGGCttcaggaaggaggctggagacTTCTACTACATGGCCGGCAACAAGGACCCCGTGGCCGCAGGAACCCCGCAGCCTCCTCCGAGAAGGCCTTCCGGGCCGGTGCAGAGCTACGGACCCCCCCAGGGGAGCAGCTTTGGCAATCAGTACGGCAGTGAGGGTCACGTGGGCCAGTTTCAAGCACAGCACTCTGCCCTGGGCAGTGTGTCTCATTACTCACAGGATTACGCGGGGCCGTTCTCTCCAGGGAGCGCTCAGTACCAGcagcagccttccagccagcagcagcagcagcagcagcagcaagtacaGCAGCTGCGACAGCAGCTCTACCAGTCCCATCAGCCCCTGCCCCAGGCCGCCAGCCAGCCGGCGTCCGGCGCCTCCCACCTGCAGCCCATGCAGCGGCCCTCAACTCTGCCGGCCTCCGCCGCCGGCTACCAGCTGAGAGTGGGGCAGTTCGGCCAGCACTACCAGTCTTCTgccaccgccgccgcctcctccttcCCGTCACCGCAGCGTTTCAGCCAGTCTGGGCAGAGCTATGACGGCAGTTACAGCGTGAACGCCGGATCACAGTACGAAGGGCATAACGTGGGCTCCAGTGCACAGGCTTACGGAACACAGTCCAATTACAGCTATCAGCCTCAGTCTATGAAGAATTTCGAACAAGCCAAGATTCCACCAGGGACCCAGcaggggcagcagcagcagcagcagcagcagcagcacccccCTCAGCACGTGATGCAGTATTCCAACGCCGCCCCCAAGCTGCCCCTGCAGAGCCAGGTCGGGCAGTACAGCCAGCCCGAGGTTCCCGTGAGGTCCCCCATGCAGTTTCACCAGAACTTCAGCCCCATTTCTAACCCTTCCCCAGCTGCCTCCGTGGTTCAGTCTCCAAGCTGTAGCTCTACCCCGTCTCCTCTCACGCAGAGCGGGGAGAACCTCCAGTGTGGGCAAGGCAATGTGCCAATGGGCTCCAGAAACAGAATCCTGCAGTTAATGCCTCAGCTCAGCCCAACCCCGTCGATGATGCCCAGTCCCAACTCTCACGCTGCAGGCTTCAAAGGGTTCGGGCTGGAAGGGGTGCCCGAAAAGCGGCTGACCGACCCCGGCTTGAGTAGTTTGAGTGCCCTGAGTACGCAGGTGGCCAACCTTCCTAATACGGTTCAGCACATGCTCCTTTCCGACGCCCTGACCCCTCAGAAGAAGACCTCCAAGAGGCCCTCCTCCTCAGCTAAGAAAACAGACAGCTGCCCAAACTCAGAAGGCTCCTCACAGGCTGAAGAACAGCTGAAGTCCCCGTTGGCAGAGTCGCTGGATGGAGGCTGCTCCAGCAGTTCTGAGGATCAAGGTGAGAGGGTGAGGCAGCTGAGCGGCCAGAGCACAAGCTCGGACACCACCTACAAGGGCGGGGCCTCGGAGAAGGCAGGCTCCTCtccagcacagggagctcagaacGAAGCCCCCCGACTCAGCGCCAGTCCCGCAGCCCGAGAAGAGACCGCCTCACCGGGTGCCAAGGACACGCCACTGTCATCTGAGGGCAACCCAAAAGTCAATGAGAAGACAGTCGGGGTGATCGTCTCCCGGGAAGCCATGACAGGCcgggtggagaagcctggtgggcaggaCAAAGGCTCCCAGGAGGAGGACCCTGCAGCCACGCAGAGGCCGCCCAGCACCGGGGCGGCGAAGGAGACCAGCCACGCGCCCCTTCCCCAGCCAGAGCCTCCGGGGGGAGGCAGTAAAGGAGGCAAGAGTGGAGACAGTAACTCCAACCACAACGGGGAAGGGAACGGCCAGAGCGGGCACTCCGCAGGGGGCTCTGGTTTCACAGGCAGGACTGAGCCCAGCAAATCTCCTGGAAGCCTGCGCTATAGTTACAAAGACAGTTTGGGGTCAGCCGTGCCGAGAAACATCAGCGGCTTTGCCCAGTATCCTACAGGACAAGATAAGGGGGACTTCACCAGCCACGGGGAGCGAAAGGGCAGAAATGAGAAGTTCCCCAGCCTCCTGCAGGAGGTGCTTCAGGGTTACCACCACCACCCCGACAGGAGGTACTCCCGGGGTTCTCAGGAGCACCAGGCCATGGCTGGCAGCCTCGAAGGAGCCACAAGGCCTAATGTCTTAGTGAGTCAGACCAATGAGTTAGCTAGCAGGGGCCTTTTGAACAAAAGCATTGGGTCCCTGTTAGAAAACCCCCACTGGGGCCCCTGGGAAAGGAAGTCAAGTGGCACGGCTCCTGAGATGAAACAGATCAATTTGGCCGACTACCCAATTCCCAGAAAGTTTGAAATAGAGCCTCCATCATCAGCCCATGAGCCCGGGGGTTCCCTCTCTGAGAGAAGATCAGTCATCTGTGACATTTCTCCACTAAGACAGATTGTCAGAGACCCGGGGGCTCACTCGCTGGGACACATGGGCACCGACACCAGACTCGGGAGGAATGAGCGTCTCAATCCCAGTTTAAGTCAGTCGGTCATTCTTCCAGGTGGGCTGGTGTCCATGGAAACAAAGCTGAAATCCCAGAGTGGGCAGATAAAAGAGGAAGACTTTGAACAGTCCAAGTCCCAAGCTAGTTTCAACAACAAGAAATCGGGTGAGCACTGCCACCCTGCTGGCATCAAGCATGAGTCCTACCGAGGCAACGCCAGCCCCGGAGCGGCGGCCCACGACTCCATCTCAGACTACGGCCCGCAGGACAGCAGGCCCACGTCCATGCGGCGAGTCCCCGGCAGAGTTGGCGGTCGGGAGGGCATGAGGGGTCGGTCCCCTTCTCAGTATCATGACTTTTCAGAGAAGTTGAAGATGTCCCCTGGGAGGAGCAGAGGCCCAGGGGGAGACCCTCATCACATGAGCCCACACATGACCTTCTCCGAGAGGGCCAACAGGAGTTCTTTGCACGCTCCCTTTTCTCCCAATTCGGAAAGCCTGGCCTCTGCTTATCACACAAACACGCGTGCTCATGCTTATGGGGACCCCAGTGCAGGTTTGAATTCCCAGCTCCATTACAAGAGACAGATGTACCAACAGCAGCAAGAGGAATACAAGGACTGGGGCGGCAGTTCTGCTCAGGGAGTGATTGCTGCGGCTCAGCACAGGCAGGAGGGACCCCGCAAGAGTCCACGGCAGCAGCAGTTTCTTGACCGAGTCCGGAGCCCCCTGAAGAATGACAAAGATGGCATGATGTATGGCCCACCGATGGGGACGTACCATGACCCCAGCGGTCAGGATGGCGGGCGCTGCCTCATGTCTAGTGATGGTCTTTCTAACAAAGGCATTGAACTGAAGCACGGCTCCCAGAAGTTACAGCAAGAATCTTGTTGGGATCTCTCTCGGCAGACTTCTCCAGCCAAAAGCAGCGGCCCTCCAGGAATGTCCAATCAGAAAAGGTACGGACCACCCCATGAGACGGATGGACACGGGCTCTTGGAGTCTACGCAGTCATCCAAACCGAGTAACGTTATGCTGAGACTTCCAGGTCAAGAGGATCATTCTTCTCAAAACCCCTTAATCATGAGGAGGCGTGTCCGTTCTTTTATCTCTCCCATTCCCAGTAAGAGACAGTCACAGGATGTGAAGAACAGCAATACTGAAGATAAAGGGCGCCTCCTTCACCCGTCAAAAGAAGGCACTGATAAAGCGTACAATTCCTATGCCCATCTTTCTCACAGTCAGGAGATCAAGTCCATCCCTAAGAGGGAATCCTCCAAGGACCTTCCGAGTCCAGATAGTAGAAACTGCCCAGCGGTTACCCTTACAGGGCCTGCTAAGACCAAAATCCTGCCCCCAAGGAAAGGCCGGGGGTTGAAACTGGAAGCTATCGTCCAGAAGATTACATCCCCAAACATTAGGAGGAGTGCGTCCTCGAACAGCGCGGAGACCGGGGGCGACACGGTTACTCTTGATGACATCCTGTCTTTGAAAAGCGGCCCTCCAGAAGGTGGGAGCGGTGCTGTTCCGGACACTgagctggagaagagaaaaggcgAGGTGATAGCTGAGCTGACCTGTCCCGCAAACCAGGAGCTGAGCGGAGAGAAGCCTCTGGCCCGGTCTTCAGAGGAGTGGCGCGGTGGTGGGGATGACAAGGTGAAGACGGAGACGCACCCCGACACGGTCGCCGCTGGGAAGGAGCCCCCCGGTGCCATGGCATCCGCAACCTCACAGAAGCCTGGGGGTAACCAGGGGAGACCAGACGGGTCCCTTGGTGGAACAGCACCTTTGATCTTTCCTGACTCAAAGAATGTACCTCCAGTGGGCACGTTGGCTCCCGAGGCAAACCCCAAGGCTGAAGAGAAGGAGAGTGATGCTGTGACAATTTCCCCCAAACAGGAAGGCTTCCCCCCAAAGGGTTACTTCCcctcaggaaagaagaaaggaagacccATTGGTAGTGTGAATAAGCAGAAGAAACAGCAGCAGCCCCCGCCGCCACCCCCTCAGCCCCCTCAGATACCAGAAGGTTCTGCCGATGGAGAGCCAAAGCCAAAAAAGCAGAGGCAGCGGAGGGAGCGAAGGAAGCCTGGGGCGCAGCCCAGGAAGCGGAAAACCAAACAGGCCGTTCCCATCGTAGAACCCCAAGAACCGGAGATCAAGCTGAAGTACGCCACCCAGCCTCTGGATAAAACCGATGCCAAGAACAAGTCTTTTTTCCCTTATATCCACGTAGTAAATAAGTGTGAACTTGGAGCCGTGTGTACAATCATCAAcgcagaggaggaggagcagacCAAATTGGTGAGGGGGCGGAAGGGCCAGCGGTCCCTGACGCCTCCGCCCAGCAGCACGGAGAGCAAGGTTCTGCCGGCCTCGTCCTTCGTGCTGCAGGGCCCCGTGGTGACAGAGTCTTCTGTGATGGGGCACCTGGTTTGCTGTCTGTGCGGCAAGTGGGCCAGCTACCGGAACATGGGCGACCTCTTTGGACCCTTTTACCCCCAAGATTATGCAGCCACTCTCCccaagaatccacctcccaagaGGGCCGCGGAAACGCAGAGCAAGGTGAAGGTCCGGCACAAAAGCGCTTCGAACGGCTCCAAGACGGacactgaggaggaggaggagcagcagcagaaggagcagaggagcctggccgcgCACCCCAGGTTTAAGCGGCGACACCGCTCAGAAGACTGTGCCGGAGGCCCCCGCTCCCTGTCCAGGGGGCTCCCTTGTAAGAAAGCCACCCCCGAGGGCAGCAGCGAGAAGACTGTTTCGGACTCAAAGCCCTCCGTGCCCACCACTTCAGAAGGTGGCCCCGAGTTGGAGTTACAAATCCCTGAACTACCTCTCGACAGCAATGAATTTTGGGTCCACGAGGGTTGCATTCTCTGGGCCAATGGAATCTACCTGGTCTGTGGCCGGCTCTATGGCCTGCAGGAAGCGCTGGAAATAGCCAGAGAGATG